A genomic segment from Geitlerinema sp. PCC 7407 encodes:
- a CDS encoding metallophosphoesterase — protein sequence MPPQPSPELLSDPFLQLPTADGVRVVWFTEFEGERHEVHYGPDLGQVAIAHTRRLSRTREDQNSQISVQNLTLPLNGQPVPRAIWRHEATITGLRAGERVPYRVVSVHQDGQTARSEVFALGPLPRPEAPLKILLTSDHQLKPMTAANAQKVVETVGPVDAVWFAGDLVNVPDRASEWFDDRRGNAFFPVLQGRAHYSVGEGDRAVTYRGGALIQSAPLYAAIGNHEVMGRFSGDRSLNSQFADPVPRAIAAAQAEPMDFADPAERDRWLENQSFNTKTYEEIFTLPRSPSGDQRYYAVTFGSVRLVVLYVTQIWRSPSREPTIRGRYQERTQDLENPQQWGHGQHIFEPISAGSPQYRWLQTELASPEFQQARYRVVMLHHPPHSLGENSVPPFTDPVAVRQYATDGALTAIRYEYPPERDYLIRDLVPLLEEAGTDLVFYGHSHLWNRFRSDRGLHFLETSNVGNSYGAYVGDLRRPVPTDHSVSYAATGNPNGLAPVMPTIAPLLDAQGQPQPYIASNHITVFSVFETATGTISSYRFDTLRPDSPVIKFDAFSLGRPAP from the coding sequence ATGCCACCTCAGCCGTCTCCGGAGCTTTTGAGCGACCCATTTTTGCAGCTGCCGACCGCCGATGGTGTGCGGGTGGTGTGGTTCACAGAGTTTGAGGGCGAGCGCCACGAAGTCCACTACGGTCCCGATCTCGGGCAGGTTGCGATCGCTCACACCCGCCGCCTCAGCCGCACCCGCGAAGACCAAAATTCTCAGATTTCTGTCCAAAACCTGACCCTGCCTCTCAACGGGCAGCCGGTGCCTCGAGCGATCTGGCGGCATGAGGCGACCATTACGGGCCTGAGGGCGGGGGAGCGGGTACCCTATCGCGTGGTCAGCGTCCACCAAGATGGCCAGACGGCCCGTAGCGAGGTGTTTGCTTTGGGGCCGCTGCCTCGGCCAGAGGCGCCGCTCAAGATTTTGCTCACGTCTGACCACCAGCTCAAGCCGATGACGGCGGCCAACGCGCAGAAGGTAGTGGAAACGGTTGGCCCCGTGGACGCGGTGTGGTTTGCGGGGGATTTGGTGAATGTGCCGGATCGGGCTTCGGAGTGGTTTGACGACCGGCGGGGCAACGCTTTTTTTCCGGTTTTGCAGGGGCGCGCGCACTACTCCGTGGGGGAGGGCGATCGCGCGGTGACCTATCGGGGCGGAGCGCTGATCCAGTCGGCGCCGCTCTACGCGGCGATCGGCAACCACGAGGTGATGGGGCGCTTTAGCGGCGATCGCAGCCTGAATAGCCAGTTTGCCGATCCGGTGCCCCGGGCGATCGCTGCTGCCCAGGCAGAGCCGATGGATTTCGCCGATCCGGCAGAGCGCGATCGCTGGCTTGAAAATCAGTCGTTTAACACCAAAACCTACGAGGAAATTTTTACGCTGCCCCGCAGCCCCTCCGGGGACCAGCGCTACTACGCCGTCACCTTTGGCAGTGTGCGCTTGGTGGTGCTCTACGTGACCCAAATTTGGCGATCGCCCAGCCGCGAGCCCACCATCCGAGGCCGCTACCAGGAGCGCACCCAGGACCTCGAGAACCCGCAGCAGTGGGGCCACGGCCAGCATATCTTTGAGCCGATCAGCGCAGGCAGCCCCCAGTACCGCTGGCTCCAGACCGAGCTCGCCAGCCCAGAGTTTCAGCAGGCCCGCTACAGGGTCGTCATGCTGCACCATCCGCCCCATTCCCTGGGCGAAAACTCGGTGCCGCCCTTCACCGACCCCGTCGCCGTCCGGCAGTACGCCACCGATGGCGCGCTGACGGCGATCCGCTACGAATACCCGCCCGAGCGGGACTACTTGATTCGGGATTTGGTGCCGCTGCTGGAGGAGGCAGGAACCGATCTGGTGTTTTACGGGCACTCCCACCTGTGGAACCGCTTTAGGAGCGATCGCGGCTTGCACTTCCTCGAAACGTCCAATGTCGGTAACTCCTACGGGGCCTATGTGGGCGACCTGCGACGCCCGGTACCGACGGATCACAGCGTCTCCTACGCGGCCACCGGCAACCCCAACGGCCTCGCGCCCGTGATGCCCACGATCGCGCCACTGCTCGACGCCCAGGGCCAGCCCCAGCCCTACATCGCCAGCAACCACATCACGGTTTTCAGCGTCTTCGAGACGGCGACAGGGACAATCAGCAGCTATCGCTTCGACACGCTGCGGCCAGACAGCCCGGTGATCAAGTTTGATGCGTTTTCCCTGGGACGCCCTGCGCCCTAG
- the ileS gene encoding isoleucine--tRNA ligase codes for MTEAKSYKDTVNLPKTKFDMRANAVKREPELQKFWADHEIYETLSQNNPGAPFILHDGPPYANGSLHIGHALNKILKDIINKYQLLQGRKISYVPGWDCHGLPIELKVLQAMSSEERQGLTPITLREKAKKFALKTVEEQRKSFKRYGVWGDWDHPYLTLSPEYEAAQLGVFGQMVLKGHIYRGRKPVHWSPSSKTALAEAELEYPEGHTSRSLFAAFPMTGLAPAVQEDLGEYLPELGVAIWTTTPWTIPANLAVSVNPDLKYAVVEADLPQVNRKYLIVAADLVERLSETFGKALTVKAVVPGKALEHSTYRHPLFDRESPVVIGGDYVTTESGTGLVHTAPGHGQEDYMVGQRYGLPIFSPVDDNGHFTEEAGPFAGQNVLGEGNGAVVEALKAAGSLLKEEPYVHKYPYDWRTKKPTIFRATEQWFASVDGFREDALKAIAQVKWIPAQGENRITSMVSERSDWCISRQRSWGVPIPVFYDQETGDALMTAETIAHVQAIVADQGSDAWWKLSVEELLPEQHRAEAHRYRKGTDTMDVWFDSGSSWAAVVQQREGLTYPADLYLEGSDQHRGWFQSSLLTSVAVNGIAPYKTVLTHGFTLDEQGRKMSKSVGNVVDPAVVIEGGKNQKEDPPYGADVLRLWVSSVDYSSDVPLGKNILKQLADVYRKIRNTARFLLGNLHDFEPAQHAVPYDELPELDRYMLHRMTEVFAEVKDAFETFQFFRFFQTVQNFCVVDLSNFYLDIAKDRLYISAPDAFRRRSCQTVLAQAIECLARAIAPVLCHMAEDIWQSLPYTTPYKSVFQAGWVHLDDRWQQPEIAQRWQELRRIRTEVNKVMETARAEKMIGSSLEAKVLLYVADESLRQTLTALNPASSLAANGVDELRYLFLASQVELLETPGPLAELKYQSQSDALGVGVVNADGEKCDRCWNYSTQVGVSSEDPTICDRCVEALAGNF; via the coding sequence GTGACAGAAGCAAAGAGCTACAAAGACACGGTTAACCTTCCCAAAACCAAATTCGACATGCGGGCCAACGCCGTCAAGCGTGAGCCCGAGCTGCAAAAGTTTTGGGCAGATCACGAGATTTATGAAACCCTGTCGCAGAACAATCCAGGTGCGCCGTTTATTCTCCACGACGGCCCCCCCTATGCCAATGGCTCCCTGCACATTGGGCACGCTCTCAACAAGATTCTCAAAGACATCATCAACAAGTACCAGCTGCTCCAGGGGCGCAAGATCTCCTACGTCCCCGGCTGGGACTGCCACGGGCTGCCCATTGAGCTGAAAGTCCTTCAGGCCATGAGCAGCGAAGAGCGCCAGGGCCTGACTCCCATCACCCTGCGCGAAAAGGCGAAGAAATTTGCGCTCAAGACCGTCGAAGAGCAGCGCAAAAGCTTCAAGCGCTACGGCGTCTGGGGCGACTGGGATCATCCCTACCTCACCCTCTCGCCCGAGTATGAGGCGGCTCAGCTTGGCGTGTTTGGCCAGATGGTCCTGAAAGGGCACATCTACCGCGGCCGCAAGCCGGTGCACTGGAGCCCCAGCTCCAAAACCGCGCTGGCAGAGGCCGAGCTGGAATACCCCGAAGGCCACACCTCCCGCAGCTTGTTTGCGGCTTTTCCGATGACGGGGCTGGCCCCAGCGGTCCAAGAAGACCTCGGCGAGTACCTGCCGGAGCTGGGGGTGGCCATCTGGACCACGACGCCCTGGACCATCCCCGCCAACCTGGCGGTCAGCGTGAACCCGGACCTGAAGTACGCCGTGGTTGAGGCCGACTTGCCCCAGGTCAACCGCAAATATCTGATCGTGGCGGCGGATCTGGTCGAGCGCCTGTCCGAGACCTTTGGCAAGGCGCTGACGGTGAAGGCGGTGGTGCCCGGTAAGGCCTTGGAGCACAGCACCTATCGCCATCCGCTGTTCGATCGCGAGAGTCCCGTCGTGATCGGCGGCGACTATGTGACCACCGAGTCGGGGACGGGCCTGGTCCACACGGCGCCGGGCCACGGCCAAGAAGACTACATGGTGGGTCAGCGCTACGGGCTGCCGATCTTTTCGCCCGTGGATGACAACGGCCACTTCACGGAGGAGGCGGGGCCTTTTGCGGGCCAAAACGTCCTGGGTGAGGGCAACGGGGCCGTGGTCGAGGCGCTGAAGGCGGCGGGTTCGCTGCTGAAAGAGGAGCCCTACGTTCACAAATATCCCTACGACTGGCGGACCAAGAAGCCGACGATTTTCCGGGCGACGGAGCAGTGGTTTGCGTCGGTGGACGGCTTCCGGGAAGATGCGCTGAAGGCGATCGCCCAGGTGAAGTGGATCCCGGCCCAGGGCGAAAACCGCATCACCTCCATGGTCAGCGAACGATCGGACTGGTGTATCTCGCGCCAGCGCAGCTGGGGGGTGCCCATTCCGGTGTTCTATGACCAGGAGACCGGTGACGCCCTGATGACAGCAGAGACGATCGCCCATGTCCAGGCCATCGTGGCTGACCAGGGCTCCGACGCCTGGTGGAAGCTGTCGGTGGAGGAACTGCTGCCCGAACAGCACCGCGCGGAGGCCCATCGCTACCGCAAGGGAACCGACACCATGGACGTGTGGTTTGACTCTGGATCGTCCTGGGCGGCAGTGGTCCAGCAGCGCGAGGGGCTAACCTATCCGGCGGACCTGTACCTCGAGGGCTCGGACCAGCATCGGGGCTGGTTCCAGTCCAGCTTGCTGACGAGCGTGGCGGTCAACGGCATCGCTCCCTACAAGACGGTCTTGACCCACGGCTTCACGCTGGACGAGCAGGGCCGCAAGATGAGCAAATCCGTCGGGAACGTGGTTGACCCGGCAGTGGTGATCGAAGGGGGCAAAAACCAGAAAGAAGACCCCCCCTACGGCGCGGATGTGCTGCGGCTGTGGGTGTCGTCGGTGGACTACTCCTCGGATGTCCCCCTGGGCAAGAACATCCTCAAGCAGCTGGCCGATGTGTATCGCAAGATCCGCAACACGGCTCGCTTCTTGCTGGGCAATCTGCACGATTTTGAGCCAGCTCAGCACGCGGTGCCCTACGACGAGCTGCCTGAGCTTGATCGCTACATGCTGCACCGGATGACGGAGGTGTTTGCGGAGGTGAAGGACGCCTTTGAGACCTTCCAGTTCTTCCGCTTCTTCCAGACGGTGCAAAATTTCTGCGTGGTGGACCTGTCGAACTTCTACCTCGACATCGCTAAAGATCGGCTGTACATCAGCGCTCCGGACGCCTTCCGCCGCCGCAGCTGTCAGACGGTGCTGGCCCAGGCGATCGAGTGCTTGGCGCGGGCGATCGCCCCGGTGCTGTGCCACATGGCCGAAGATATCTGGCAGTCGCTGCCCTACACCACCCCTTACAAGTCTGTGTTTCAGGCAGGCTGGGTGCACCTAGACGATCGCTGGCAGCAGCCCGAGATCGCCCAGCGCTGGCAGGAGCTGCGCCGCATCCGCACCGAGGTCAACAAGGTCATGGAAACGGCGCGGGCCGAGAAGATGATTGGCTCCTCCCTGGAGGCGAAGGTGCTGCTGTACGTGGCAGACGAGTCGCTGCGGCAAACCCTGACGGCCCTCAACCCGGCCAGCAGCCTGGCGGCCAACGGCGTCGATGAGCTGCGCTATCTCTTCCTGGCTTCCCAGGTGGAGCTCTTGGAGACGCCTGGGCCGCTGGCGGAGCTGAAGTACCAGTCTCAGTCCGATGCCCTGGGCGTGGGTGTGGTGAACGCCGACGGCGAAAAGTGCGATCGCTGCTGGAACTACTCGACCCAGGTGGGCGTTTCGTCAGAAGATCCCACGATCTGCGATCGCTGCGTAGAAGCCCTGGCTGGCAACTTCTAG
- a CDS encoding pentapeptide repeat-containing protein, which translates to MKPFPLFVALAVALVAAGCENDRVKQLLSTKQCRDCKLVKVDLSSADLAKADLSGADLTGANLTGADLSGADLTGAILSGANLKRAKLRDATLREAYFFQARFEGADLEGAKMDRTILPNGSVSQVTTISSKTPETKPSDPKLLWQMASGQQEEDKK; encoded by the coding sequence ATGAAACCCTTTCCCTTGTTTGTTGCCCTTGCGGTGGCGCTGGTGGCTGCTGGTTGCGAAAACGATCGGGTGAAGCAACTGCTCTCCACCAAGCAGTGCCGAGACTGCAAGCTCGTCAAGGTGGACTTGAGCAGTGCCGACTTAGCAAAGGCTGACCTCAGCGGAGCCGATCTGACGGGAGCGAACCTGACCGGTGCCGACCTCAGCGGGGCTGACCTGACCGGGGCGATCTTGAGCGGCGCAAATCTCAAGCGGGCCAAGCTGCGGGATGCCACGCTGCGAGAGGCCTATTTCTTCCAAGCGCGATTTGAGGGGGCCGACCTGGAAGGGGCCAAAATGGACCGGACCATTTTGCCGAACGGCAGCGTTAGCCAAGTGACGACGATTTCGAGCAAGACGCCAGAAACAAAGCCGTCAGATCCGAAACTGCTGTGGCAAATGGCCTCGGGCCAACAAGAAGAAGACAAAAAATAG
- a CDS encoding Ycf66 family protein, translating to MLAYLLALAVGLGSFALYMAAFFFPEVHRKNDFIWSGVGLFYALVLWACAGQIRGALLLGEMAGVALLGWLAWQTFWLRRGLVPEESQTPLPADWSAATFLDQARSQIDSLLAKTPIGPQLGSQSSGRPSTTPTLDVQAVRPEPAASVPPAEATREAEVPDAEPASPAAAPAEPASVPQPSVAPSSSSQPASAIAGDLVTRLKGQLQGLIASVTRKKPSRPMLTLHRDEPAAAGSAPGIAEPIAAEADDDADSWDDDLETPPAIATDTHDDETLLLETPPSFARSAPPEPETPIEGAEAAEAVVPEVVPVVTDLPEGAETPEAFEPAPDAIAEPPIDESSFDAPPAEPPAALDPEAETYEPTPTLEAIETEVSPVPQVPVETWTPEPEAIEAEVRADESASEPEEFATDADDPRLKRPNPPDPSIVEAARRKEEEEKESGLE from the coding sequence ATGCTTGCATATCTCCTGGCGTTGGCTGTGGGTTTAGGCAGCTTCGCGCTCTACATGGCCGCTTTCTTCTTTCCAGAGGTTCATCGCAAAAATGACTTTATCTGGAGTGGAGTGGGGCTGTTTTATGCCTTGGTGCTGTGGGCCTGCGCTGGCCAGATTCGGGGAGCGCTGCTGCTGGGCGAGATGGCGGGAGTCGCGCTGCTCGGCTGGCTGGCCTGGCAGACCTTCTGGCTGCGCCGGGGCCTAGTGCCGGAGGAAAGCCAGACGCCCCTGCCGGCGGATTGGTCGGCTGCCACGTTCTTGGATCAGGCGCGATCGCAAATTGACAGCCTCCTGGCCAAAACCCCGATTGGGCCTCAGCTAGGCTCCCAGTCCTCCGGTCGCCCGTCGACCACGCCGACCCTCGACGTCCAGGCGGTCCGGCCCGAGCCTGCTGCGTCGGTGCCGCCCGCTGAGGCCACGCGAGAAGCCGAGGTGCCGGACGCAGAGCCCGCATCCCCGGCGGCAGCGCCGGCTGAGCCTGCCTCAGTGCCCCAGCCGTCGGTGGCTCCCTCCTCCTCGTCTCAGCCAGCCAGCGCGATCGCCGGTGACCTGGTGACCCGCCTCAAGGGTCAGCTGCAAGGCCTCATCGCGTCCGTCACTCGCAAAAAGCCCAGTCGGCCGATGCTGACGCTCCACCGCGACGAACCGGCCGCTGCTGGGTCCGCTCCAGGGATCGCTGAGCCGATCGCCGCTGAGGCTGACGATGACGCCGATTCTTGGGATGACGATCTGGAGACGCCACCGGCGATCGCAACGGACACCCACGACGACGAAACCCTGCTGCTCGAAACGCCCCCTAGCTTCGCGCGCTCTGCGCCGCCCGAGCCCGAGACGCCGATCGAAGGAGCCGAAGCTGCCGAGGCAGTCGTGCCCGAAGTGGTCCCGGTGGTGACGGACCTGCCCGAAGGGGCCGAAACGCCTGAAGCCTTTGAGCCTGCTCCAGACGCGATCGCCGAGCCGCCCATCGACGAGTCTTCCTTCGATGCGCCTCCCGCCGAGCCCCCTGCGGCCCTCGACCCTGAAGCCGAGACCTACGAGCCGACGCCGACCCTCGAAGCCATCGAAACCGAGGTCTCTCCGGTGCCTCAGGTTCCTGTTGAAACCTGGACCCCGGAGCCCGAAGCCATCGAAGCCGAGGTTCGCGCTGACGAGAGCGCATCCGAACCGGAAGAATTCGCTACAGACGCGGACGATCCGCGTCTCAAGCGGCCCAACCCTCCCGATCCCTCCATCGTCGAGGCCGCTCGCCGCAAAGAAGAAGAGGAAAAAGAAAGCGGCCTAGAGTAG
- a CDS encoding bifunctional diguanylate cyclase/phosphodiesterase produces the protein MESANRQEHQDCSESALMPLQQVLDRTREAIAWIDRAGMLRGSNAAFRDLLPGAIAPEGQRLQELLPLSRFGQPLLDDHPVALALNGCSAGCDRYEWQRADGLRCLEIEWSPLPGESDLVLVIVRDWTEQMRLRARLDTLEARLHYDARHDPLTGLPNRRHLLEILHRVCGLLRTAERQTIALLVLDVDRFRVINDSLGYGLGDDLLRAIAQRLIDSVQPHDVVARLGGDEFGLLLTEVADVADATNAATQVLQALAQPLRLGEHELFVTASVGIVMVRPDYHNLEEIVRDAGLAMRRAKQAGRSRYVVFEPSLHVRAIAQLHLETDLRRALDQEELFLQYQPIVTLGNEYLVGFEALVRWRHPQHGLISPAEFIPLAEETGLIIPIGQWVLREACQQLRRWQDQFPESQLLMSVNLSGRQFSQQDLLEQIEAILQETQLDASSLKLEITESVLMDNAESAALLLRKLQERGIKLSIDDFGTGYSSLSYLHQLPIDTLKIDRSFVKSIDSDGEKLELVRTIVTLAWHLGMDIIAEGVETPKQLAQLRSLNCEAAQGYLFSAPLDAAIAQDFIEERHQAHRTVSKTQTRR, from the coding sequence ATGGAGAGTGCAAATCGACAGGAGCACCAAGACTGCTCTGAGTCCGCGCTGATGCCGCTTCAGCAGGTGCTCGATCGGACTCGGGAGGCGATCGCCTGGATCGATCGCGCGGGGATGCTGCGGGGGAGTAATGCCGCCTTTCGGGATTTGCTGCCTGGGGCGATCGCCCCCGAGGGCCAGCGCCTCCAGGAGCTGTTGCCCCTGAGCCGCTTCGGCCAGCCCCTGCTCGACGATCACCCGGTGGCTCTAGCGCTCAACGGCTGCAGCGCCGGCTGCGATCGCTACGAATGGCAGCGGGCAGACGGCCTGCGCTGCCTCGAAATCGAGTGGTCGCCGCTGCCTGGAGAATCAGATCTCGTGCTCGTCATCGTGCGGGACTGGACGGAGCAGATGCGGCTGCGGGCGCGGCTCGACACCCTCGAAGCGAGGCTCCACTACGACGCGCGCCATGACCCCCTGACAGGGCTGCCCAATCGTCGCCATCTGCTAGAGATTTTGCACCGCGTTTGTGGGCTGCTGCGAACCGCTGAGAGGCAGACGATCGCCCTGCTAGTGCTGGATGTCGATCGCTTTCGGGTGATCAATGACAGCCTGGGCTATGGCCTGGGAGACGATCTGCTGCGGGCGATCGCCCAGCGCCTGATCGACAGCGTCCAGCCCCACGACGTGGTGGCGCGCCTGGGCGGCGATGAGTTTGGTCTGCTGCTCACTGAGGTCGCGGATGTGGCCGACGCCACGAACGCTGCGACCCAGGTTCTGCAAGCGCTGGCCCAGCCCCTGCGCCTGGGTGAGCATGAGCTGTTTGTGACGGCCAGCGTGGGCATCGTCATGGTCCGCCCCGACTATCACAATCTCGAAGAAATCGTCCGCGACGCGGGCCTAGCGATGCGCCGCGCCAAGCAGGCTGGGCGATCGCGCTATGTCGTGTTTGAGCCCAGCCTCCACGTGCGGGCGATCGCCCAGCTGCACCTCGAAACCGACCTGCGACGCGCCCTCGACCAGGAGGAGCTGTTTTTGCAGTATCAGCCCATCGTCACCCTGGGCAACGAGTATCTGGTCGGCTTCGAGGCCCTAGTGCGCTGGCGCCATCCCCAGCACGGCCTGATCTCGCCCGCCGAATTTATTCCGCTGGCCGAAGAAACTGGCCTGATCATCCCCATCGGTCAGTGGGTCCTGCGCGAAGCCTGCCAGCAGCTGCGCCGCTGGCAAGACCAGTTTCCCGAGTCCCAGCTCCTGATGAGCGTGAATCTCTCGGGCCGCCAGTTTTCTCAGCAGGACCTGCTGGAGCAAATCGAAGCCATTTTGCAAGAAACCCAGCTTGACGCCAGCAGCCTCAAGCTCGAAATTACCGAGAGCGTGCTGATGGACAACGCCGAATCGGCGGCCCTCCTGCTGCGCAAGCTCCAAGAGCGCGGCATCAAGCTCTCTATTGATGATTTTGGCACCGGCTACTCGTCCCTGAGCTACCTGCACCAGCTGCCCATCGACACCCTCAAAATCGATCGCTCCTTTGTCAAAAGCATCGACAGCGACGGCGAAAAGCTGGAGCTGGTGCGCACCATTGTCACCCTGGCCTGGCACCTGGGCATGGACATCATCGCTGAGGGCGTCGAAACCCCCAAGCAGCTCGCTCAGCTGCGATCGCTCAACTGCGAAGCCGCCCAGGGCTACCTGTTCTCCGCGCCCCTCGATGCGGCCATAGCCCAAGACTTCATCGAAGAGCGCCACCAGGCCCACCGCACCGTCTCCAAAACCCAAACGCGCCGCTAA
- a CDS encoding DUF4090 family protein — translation MSAENKSSLGADAVDAAIAQGLDLDGTPIPAAKLELYNEVMGFEAGRQRSGVSNTMRSRIVRIGAKHLPQEELNQKLLAADFAPLKDKEIAFYYGGK, via the coding sequence ATGTCTGCTGAAAACAAATCTTCCCTCGGCGCTGACGCCGTTGACGCGGCGATCGCCCAGGGTCTAGACCTCGACGGTACCCCCATTCCAGCCGCCAAGCTCGAGCTCTATAACGAGGTCATGGGCTTTGAGGCGGGTCGCCAGCGCAGCGGTGTGAGCAACACCATGCGATCGCGGATTGTCCGCATCGGCGCCAAGCACCTGCCCCAAGAGGAGCTCAACCAAAAGCTCCTAGCCGCTGACTTCGCACCGCTAAAAGACAAAGAAATCGCCTTCTACTACGGCGGCAAATAA
- the gndA gene encoding NADP-dependent phosphogluconate dehydrogenase, whose product MAQQSFGLIGLAVMGENLALNVERNGFSVAVYNRTSEKTEAFMANRAQGKNIKPTYSIEEFVSSLERPRRILIMVKAGKPVDAVIDQLKPLLEPGDMIIDGGNSLYEDTDRRVADLEAAQLQFIGMGVSGGEEGALNGPSLMPGGSRGAYETIEPIVRKIAAQVDDGPCVTYIGPKGAGHYVKMVHNGIEYGDMQLIAEAYDLLKNAAGLDHTQLHRVFGEWNQTDELNSFLIEITANIFNHIDPDTQLPLVDVILDQAGQKGTGRWTVQSALELGVSIPTITAAVNARIMSAIKGERVAASKVLSGPTGKYDGDMSGFVDKVRDALYCSKICSYAQGMALMGKASQEFGYDLNLSEIARIWKGGCIIRAGFLDKIKAAFKDDPALPNLLLAPEFRQTILDRQEAWREVLAVAARLGIPVPAFSASLDYFDSYRRDRLPQNLTQAQRDYFGAHTFERTDKPGTFHAEWF is encoded by the coding sequence ATGGCACAGCAGAGCTTTGGTCTCATCGGTCTCGCTGTCATGGGAGAAAACCTGGCGCTGAACGTAGAGCGCAACGGCTTCTCGGTGGCAGTGTACAACCGCACGAGCGAAAAGACAGAAGCCTTCATGGCGAATCGGGCGCAAGGCAAAAACATCAAACCCACCTACTCCATCGAAGAGTTCGTCAGCTCCCTAGAGCGGCCTCGGCGCATCCTGATCATGGTGAAGGCTGGCAAGCCCGTCGACGCCGTTATCGACCAGCTCAAGCCCCTTCTTGAGCCCGGCGACATGATCATCGATGGCGGCAACTCCCTCTACGAAGACACCGACCGGCGCGTAGCCGACCTCGAAGCCGCCCAGCTTCAGTTCATCGGCATGGGAGTCAGCGGCGGCGAAGAGGGAGCCCTCAACGGCCCCAGCCTGATGCCCGGCGGCAGCCGAGGCGCCTACGAAACCATCGAGCCCATCGTCCGGAAAATCGCGGCCCAGGTCGACGACGGCCCCTGCGTCACCTACATCGGTCCCAAGGGCGCCGGCCACTACGTCAAGATGGTCCACAACGGCATCGAGTATGGCGACATGCAGCTGATCGCCGAAGCCTACGACCTGCTCAAGAATGCGGCGGGCCTGGATCACACCCAGCTTCATCGGGTCTTTGGCGAATGGAACCAGACCGACGAGCTGAACTCCTTCTTGATCGAGATTACGGCCAATATCTTTAACCACATTGATCCCGACACCCAGCTGCCGCTGGTGGACGTGATCCTAGACCAGGCGGGCCAAAAGGGCACCGGCCGCTGGACCGTCCAGAGCGCCCTCGAGCTGGGCGTGTCGATCCCCACGATCACGGCGGCGGTGAATGCGCGAATCATGTCGGCGATCAAGGGCGAGCGGGTGGCCGCCTCCAAAGTGCTGTCAGGGCCGACGGGCAAGTACGACGGCGACATGTCAGGCTTTGTGGACAAAGTGCGCGACGCCCTCTACTGCTCCAAGATTTGCTCCTATGCCCAAGGCATGGCGCTGATGGGCAAGGCGTCTCAGGAATTCGGCTACGACCTGAACCTGAGCGAGATTGCTCGGATCTGGAAGGGCGGCTGCATCATCCGGGCTGGCTTCCTAGACAAGATCAAGGCAGCTTTCAAGGACGATCCGGCACTGCCGAATCTGCTGCTCGCGCCGGAGTTTCGCCAGACGATTCTCGATCGCCAGGAAGCTTGGCGCGAGGTGTTGGCGGTGGCGGCGCGGCTAGGGATTCCGGTGCCGGCCTTCAGCGCGTCTCTGGACTATTTCGACAGCTATCGCCGCGATCGCCTGCCCCAAAATCTCACCCAGGCCCAGCGCGACTACTTCGGGGCGCATACCTTCGAGCGCACGGACAAGCCTGGCACGTTCCACGCGGAGTGGTTCTAG